One genomic window of Cannabis sativa cultivar Pink pepper isolate KNU-18-1 chromosome 2, ASM2916894v1, whole genome shotgun sequence includes the following:
- the LOC115719796 gene encoding uncharacterized protein LOC115719796, with the protein MKDGNWWDYQATNQESWYWKQIVAAKNQLKETIDIQHFAQRKYKISDGYELILPTQRRVTWSNEVWGRFNTPKHSFIEWLAVQNRLRTKDRLQRFQMLIDPSCSLCTQLLPETHDHLFFRCPFSAGCLKHVKEWLSWGACSSDLQQLLKWIHKAKISKFRKKVLAAAAAHLVYSIWHSRNDQIWNNHLEVQDVIVQRVKQNVKHRIELFWPKKIGPKDRDWFHSL; encoded by the coding sequence ATGAAAGATGGGAATTGGTGGGATTACCAAGCAACAAATCAAGAGAGTTGGTATTGGAAGCAAATAGTGGCAGCCAAGAATCAACTCAAAGAAACCATAGACATACAACACTTTGCTCAACGGAAATACAAGATTTCAGATGGCTATGAGTTGATCCTTCCAACACAGAGAAGAGTCACATGGAGCAATGAGGTTTGGGGTCGTTTCAACACACCAAAGCATAGTTTTATTGAGTGGCTGGCTGTGCAGAATCGTCTCAGAACCAAGGATAGATTGCAGCGGTTTCAGATGCTAATTGACCCGAGTTGCAGCTTGTGCACACAGCTGCTACCCGAGACACATGATCATCTTTTTTTCAGGTGTCCATTCTCAGCTGGCTGCCTAAAACATGTCAAAGAATGGCTGTCGTGGGGCGCTTGTTCCAGCGACTTACAGCAGCTACTCAAGTGGATACACAAGGCAAAAATCAGCAAGTTTAGGAAGAAAGTTCTTGCAGCAGCTGCTGCCCACTTAGTTTATTCCATTTGGCATTCCCGAAATGACCAAATATGGAATAATCATCTAGAAGTTCAAGATGTAATTGTGCAAagagttaaacaaaatgtaaagCATAGAATAGAATTGTTTTGGCCAAAGAAAATTGGCCCAAAAGATAGAGATTGGTTTCATTCATTGTAA
- the LOC115721021 gene encoding coniferyl alcohol acyltransferase, with product MGLGDKAKSLFQVKIMKKEVVVPLGVSSLIQKHWLPVSNLDLLIPSQLKFVAIQCYKNPASDSGPQASTNAAESFISSLKRGLAQVLVPFYPLAGEVVRNSLGEPEICCNNRGVEFIEAYADIELENLNIHNLDENFVVGKLVPDNNHDILVVQSTTLKCGSVIVVSLFDHSISDAYSANMFILSWAEFVRSKPLTYDPPSFRRSLLNPSRTFGSIDTSVYDKYVSVVTTPENTSPRNNDNPMNRLYYIKAEHINNLQTLARKNNNNITKIESFSAFLWKLIAKSSTTTDVEKQCKVSIVVDGRKLLGRGDGKEAHNAMSNFFGNVISIPDWGKRICDLNKEPLNEIARDVHKCLKGVVMKEHFSGLIDWVEAVRPKSGMFRLSSYKIDDGPSIMVSSGLRFSMGVVDFGWGRPILGTFYFPMGIETIIKGSYVHPTLSPIGNGDWLVYMHLFKSQFEFIDKEVFNFFKPLTFDYLSSIMDQLPYLQKDDISIKSKI from the exons ATGGGTTTGGGAGATAAAGCTAAATCATTATTTCAAGTgaagataatgaaaaaagagGTGGTGGTACCCCTTGGTGTTTCGTCACTAATCCAAAAACATTGGTTGCCAGTGTCTAATCTCGACCTTCTAATTCCGTCACAACTCAAGTTTGTGGCTATCCAATGCTACAAGAATCCGGCATCAGATTCGGGGCCACAAGCTTCTACTAATGCTGCTGAGTCTTTTATTAGTAGCTTGAAGAGAGGGTTGGCTCAAGTGTTGGTGCCTTTCTATCCACTAGCCGGTGAAGTGGTTCGAAACTCGCTCGGCGAGCCTGAGATTTGCTGCAACAACCGCGGTGTTGAATTTATTGAAGCTTATGCTGATATTGAACTAGAAAATCTCAACATACACAACCTTGACGAGAATTTTGTGGTAGGCAAATTGGTGCCAGATAATAACCATGACATTCTTGTCGTCCAG TCAACAACTCTCAAGTGTGGCAGTGTGATTGTGGTGAGCCTTTTTGACCATAGTATTAGTGACGCCTACTCTGCTAACATGTTTATATTATCATGGGCTGAATTTGTTAGGTCTAAACCTCTCACCTATGATCCCCCCTCATTCCGCCGATCTTTGCTAAACCCTAGCCGCACCTTTGGTAGCATTGACACCTCGGTTTACGACAAGTATGTTAGTGTTGTCACTACTCCAGAAAACACCTCGCCAAGAAACAATGACAATCCTATGAATCGCCTCTACTATATTAAAGCTGAACATATCAACAACCTTCAAACCCTAGCTcgcaaaaacaacaacaacataacCAAGATTGAGTCTTTCAGTGCTTTTTTATGGAAGTTGATTGCCAAATCTTCTACTACTACTGATGTTGAAAAGCAATGTAAAGTGAGCATTGTTGTTGATGGTCGGAAGCTATTAGGAAGAGGCGATGGAAAAGAGGCTCATAACGCGATGAGTAATTTCTTCGGAAATGTGATATCCATTCCAGACTGGGGAAAAAGAATTTGTGATCTCAACAAAGAGCCACTCAATGAGATTGCTAGAGATGTTCACAAGTGTTTAAAAGGAGTTGTGATGAAGGAGCATTTTTCAGGATTGATAGATTGGGTCGAGGCAGTTCGTCCAAAGTCAGGAATGTTTAGATTATCAAGCTACAAAATAGATGATGGACCATCTATTATGGTCTCATCCGGGCTACGATTTTCAATGGGAGTTGTCGATTTTGGGTGGGGTAGACCCATTTTGGGGACATTTTATTTTCCCATGGGGATAGAAACCATTATTAAAGGTTCCTACGTGCACCCGACATTGAGTCCAATTGGCAATGGAGATTGGCTGGTGTATATGCACTTATTTAAGTCACAATTTGAGTTCATAGACAAAgaagttttcaattttttcaagCCATTAACTTTTGATTACCTTAGTTCAATCATGGACCAGCTGCCTTACCTGCAAAAAGATGATATAAGCATAAAGAGTAAAATATAA